atgtttttgatTTGACAGGTGGGATGGCTTTGGGTTAGTAAATCAATAATTGTCTCGGCTGAGTTCAAAGCAGATTTTCAAACATCTCTGAGGCACAATTTTTGAGTGCCACCCCGAAGTCTTACTCTCAGTTCTAATTGTGGTGCCATGATTGCCACTGAGTCAAGAAGCGGCAGAACCATATGACAGAAGtgtcacctttaaatgtttaatggcTTGTTCTGTGACTAGCTCCTCCTTCTTGTTCCACTCCACGGAGCCCATTACACACGACCAGATTAGTCCAATCATCGTCTGCTCGGAgatgttgttcttcttggtTTCCTCACGCATGGACACAATAATCTGAGAAAGAGAGATGTGACGTATGTTAGCTAAGGGGGTTCACCAAGGTCAGCACATGCCCTGTATCACTGCTCATCAAATCCTGTCTAAGGTACGACGACCtcaggaggacacagaggatTGCAGCAGCAAATGTTGTGGTTGAGTGGATTTCAGCAACTTGTCACTAATTAATTGCCTCTTTTTCTTCTGCACTCCTCATGACATAAGGGGCaggcaaaagcaaaaaaaaatcttaagtGGTACCATCAGTGTTGTCATACAAATCAGGCACTTGGTGTAAAAGAAGGTCAACATCTAATAAGGCTTACATCTTTGAGGGGGTCCCCACGTGACATTTGCTCCTGAAGCTCTTTGTGCAGTTCCTTGCGAGCACCTATGGACTGCTGGTTTCTGACAAAGTCCGACAGCTCCTTAAGCCCAGCATCTGTGAAGTACTTTGAGAAGTGCTCACAACTGCGCTTGTTGGCAGGAAACAGCTCCTGAAAAAGGCACACAGTCAAACACGGACGCAAACATTTCCCAGCAGGCAAGCCCTGGGTTCAGGTATTTCAAACGCTCTTGTTCATTAATTGCCTGAGCACTGGATGACACAGGCACCTAAACCTGTTCATTTCATGGtgattttttccatttatttttcatcGAACAATCTTTTCACAGTGGAAAACACAACCCTTCAGCATAACCGTGTTAATATTATTTCTTTGAAAGTATCTATCCTCACCATGAGCCTGTTGTCCATGCCAACCTTTCGCAGACTGCCACCAACAGAGTTGATGTCCTTTTCAGAAAGCCAGGATTTGAAGAGCTTTACAGCAAAAGATGCTGAAACACCTGAACAAATGCATAAAACTAAGTCAGCCGTGGGTAACAAACCTGCCAGGATAAATATTAGGTCTGAATAATACACTGGTAAACACAACATAGCAGGATATGATGagatacacacactcacagcaaaTATGAATTTCTCATTAAGCAAAATATTTCATTGACAGTTCTATAATGTCATGCATAcataatatcaataatatcaaTCACATCTGGTTTAAGGCATTTATACAACAACGGAGAACAAAACCTCTGCAAAATGCATTTCCAGGCATTATCAATTCATACTTAATGCAACAAAGTTATTTTGACATATTCAAATGTATACATATGGTAGGGTAATTTATTTGCTTCATCTCAAATATTGAATAATTAATGTAAACTAATAAATAATGATTTCCTCTGTAAAGGAGTTTAAATTTTAGCTGTTCTGTGGCAACATCTGTCGGACACAAAGTGGTGTTTGGCCTTACAcggacaaaacaaacaggttaGTAAATAAGTAACGAGAAGTTAAAGTACAAAGATATGGACACGCCATTTAAAAGTGGTCTTTTGgattatgttttacttttttctctctcattctgTTACTTACAGACAAGAGAACAATGTGGTTTTAAAAGGCATAACGATGTCCCTGGGTGATTTAAAATACCCTAAACTGTGCAAGTCAACAAACAGGTACTacagagaacaaaacaaaagctcaAGAAGATGGTACAAGCTGATTCTCGACCTTCTTCAGGTCTGCTCATTTAATCCGACTCCCAACTACTTCTCCCTGTGGATCTTATCTGCtaaacaactaaaaacacaacCAGGCAGGCCTACGGGGCAGAGATGCATGTACCTTCTTTAACCAGGTTCTCATTGAAGAGGCTGCTGAGAATGGATGCCGAGATGTTGCCGTTGGCGAGCAAAATTCCCGTTAGCATGGCCAGCTTGTTACGCTCGGACTCTGTGAAGCCCttgagaaacagcagcagctgccagagagtaaacacacaaacacacacattttaggCTGAATTTTTagtgagacacatttttttatatagtcgaGTGGAACAAAATGGTTTTGAAAATCATAAATTTGACTTCATTTGACCAACCTTTTTAATCTCCTCCTCAAATCCTTTCTCCAAGTATTTGTAACGCCTGATGAGCTTGTTAAAgacctggaaaaaaacaaaatacatttttgcttCAGTATTTGTTCAAACATTTCGATTTTTAGCATTCATTTCTAAGACACTACTGACCTGTGCATATGCCTGCATGGTCTCCATGTCCTCTTGTGCTTTGAAGAGACAGAAGTCAGTGCACGTCATGTCGTCTGACAAGGTTCCTCCTGGGGCtgtaagaaaacacattttctttatttttaacgGTCTACAAATCTATGAATTTAtggaattcatttatttttctgttttgaatGATCCAAGCCCATGATGCACAGCACATGGAGCAAGTGCAATAAAGAGGCATCCAAATCCACTTGCATCATCACTTGCATATGAATAAAAGAAATCACTTGTAATTAATAATAGTTGTGCTTCAGAATCAGGATATGTTATTACTGTTCATCCTTGGAACAAGCAGTGCATATGTGCCTTGCCCATGTACTTACTGCATAACTATCATGATAATGCCCTGCAGTCACTGAACTCGCACCAGATTCTTGTTGAACTAAAGTGCAGCTGCTCCACATTGCCTCAAGACAGCGAGATGCCAACTATGCACCCAAGCACAAATTGATCAACAAGCCCATGGGCAGGCACTTACATGAGAGCAAGATCATACGTTTGAAAAAATGTGGGCACTGAACAGTAAGATCAACAACATTGATCTGACACTATTGGTGCTGCTTTGTGCTGGGTTTAGATGGGGCCCAGATAAATTGTCGTAGCTATGGACATAGTATAAAAGTTGAGAAAACTACAAACACTTGGCTCTTACCCTGGCTAACACTGTGCTGGTGGTGCACATAGGACTTAGCTGTGTAAACTGCTAATCTAAGATGTTTTTGTAGAGGCAGATAAAATCATAAAGTATCCACCCACTTACCCAGCATTCCACCGGCCACCAGTATATCGAACAGAGTCTCTGCATAGCGTCTGTAGTCAAGTTTAGCACCAGAGGCATCAAGGAATTTTGCGACAGCTTCCAAGTCAGTGCCACTTTGGTTCAGACCTTGAACAATACTTTCCTGAAACTGGGAAGGGTCAAACCTCTCCTTTTCATCTGTTGAAAACACACAATCATTTCAGTTTATATCTGCTGCTGACTTATGAGCTATGAAATTGTAAAAAGAACCATATTCACTTCATGAgcatttagagctgcaactaacgataatttccataatcgattaatctgtcgattattttctggattaatcatttggtccataaaatggaCATGAGGATGTTTTCCAATgtcgtgttttgtccacaaaccaaaatgcctaacttttaatgatttctttgttatccagagcaaagaaattaagaaactattcacagttaagaagcttaAAATATTGGAAATCTTCAAActgattgattatcaaaatagttgtattTCAGCTCTATGAgcattcacagtcacacatatTTAAGCTTTTGCTTGAGGTAACTCGTAAATATATTTATTCGTGTTTGACTGCTGTGTGATCTCATTTTACTGTGGTCATAAACAATATTCAATGTGTTATATATTTAGTCAATAAATGGACAAGAATGttataaaatgaacaaaattcAATGTCatattacattcattttcagttAATTTGTCAATTTTTCTTTCAGTTAATCAATTGGTATATATAGTGCcagaatatacaaataaatgtccCAGGTTCTCTTCATCAACAAGATCACCAACAAAGGCTAtggttatttttaaatttctgcAGAACGGTACAATCAGTGCCATGAGTCTTCTCACctcttttcctggttttaaaacGCTGGCCTGTAAGCGTAGGCTTCTGCTGCTTTTGATTACTCATAAAAGATACTctggaaaacaaatgtgaagaaaataaGGACAAGGTTAAGACAGCCTCCTGAAATTATTGTCAGAAGACAGACATTAAAAAGACAATGGTTTTCTTTCAAACTGCTTAATTTAATCACAATGTAGCTGAAGACAATTGGAACATTTCCTTTTGCAAATTAGAGACCACTAACATAATTATTGAAGTTATTTATCAATAGCAGAGGTTGCAACTTAGGATGTGGGTTATtctcatgtcttgttttgttctatataacaatattttttgcaTTAAATACATAAAGGTAAATACATGTAATGCATAAATGCTGGAAAAAATATCTTAAATCGTTCTTCATCTATAATAtagaaatgttaatattttttattgcaTCTAATGTGGTAATACTAACATGACAGTTTAAATCTATTTCACACTGAAGCTTAATTTAAATATCAAACTAAATCACAATAGCAATACAATTTGATTCCATTTGTGAATAAGAATGAATCAAGAGAAAGCAAATAATCaaggaaacaacacaacaaagtacaGTGCAGGTTTGTATAATCACATACACAACTCAATACAAAGCTAACCAGGGAACTAGCAATGACAGCGGACTGACAGGTGGGTGTAACTTGTACCCAGCATTTAAAGCTAACATGCTTTAACGTTAGGTTACCTTTAGCTACATGATATAAAGGCTGACTTGGACTTGCCAACGCTGTCACAATTCGAACGCGATTCCATCAAATGATATCAGAAATGTctggttaaaaatgtcataggcaTAAAAATCTAACAACTGAAAATAAAGATTTCTCTAAGCAAGGAGAGCCAACCCGGATGTGTGACTTTAGACCGGGTAGCGTTAGCTAACTCCGGTTAGTTTCTCCCCTTTTTCGTGACAACACGCCACAGCGAACTGAAATATATGACGACCTCATTCAATATGTTACCCACAATCATTCTATAACTCACCGAAATCCTCTTTAAGAGCAAAAACTGTCCGTGAAATATAAAGTACGACCGCCAGATACAAGGAAATTGTGGACACTGCCGCGCATGCGCGGTAACACAATCTTCCTGGGTCACTACACTCATGCAGGGGGAGTAGATGctcaaaaagaataaaaaattgaaaacaaaacaatgtccCGAGGTACTTTTAGCGGTGATTTTATGAACAATTACGGGTTTATGATACGATGTTATTGTATATGTACTCTCTTAATGATGTACGGCGGATTAATGACAATCGTTTTAATTACTCCCCCCCGCTCAGTTCGAAGTCGTTTAGGAAAAGTGtctttaaatagaaaaaaaataaataacaaacttGAAAAGACACAGTGCCGTACTctttacaaatgtattttaacCGGCTCCATTACACACCAAACTGGCCCAAAGTTTTTAAAAGAATTAAAGAATCGGTCGAAAAGTCGCTGCTatttataatgaaaacacaggAGGGAGATGTTGTGCTGTCAGCTTGATATTATTATATGTCTGGGATGAAGGGAATCATTTAATGTTGCGTTAGAGTTCACCTCGTAAATCTTGACACCCATTTTCATGAACTTCTTTTACTGCTTTGTTAAATTGTTCTTGTACAAGATTACTTTatccattgattttttttatataattaaaacccagaaaaaaatagtaaagcacatcattatttcttgattaaggtgtcaaattatagttatttacctgcATTAGTGAGTGGTTGAATGTTctgcttgattcatttctgacttttcagacaagcccagtgagccggctcaaatttgAGTATCAAAATTTTAATTCATTAAGTTATTTGCCAAATAGATAACAACAATATGTCTAGTTTTAAGGAAGTTTTTGAATTTGTTTCTAAAAGAAATACGTTTTTATGACAGAATGAGTGAGAGTTCCGACAACATGTGAAGGCATCACAGCCCAGTCCCTCTCACCCTCCGCCCCCTCCACGCACTGGAGGTGATTAGGGGACGCTGGGACTAGCCCAGTGACGCCGCTGTTGCCGCTCCCTACGCCCGGCGGACCCTGCCCCTCTGAAGTCCATCTCCACTCACTCCGCTCCATTCAAAGTGCTGAGATCCGAGTGGGAGCCACGTCCAGCAGCCTCATCCTGTACAGCAGAACACACGCCTGAAACTGAAGACAGCGTGGAAAGGAAGGGCTTCAGGAGCCACTCCACACCGCAAGAATCGCTCCTGGGATcctaatttttctttttgtccataaagtgGATTTTAGGACACCAGGGAGCAAGTCCTGCAGAGATAAAGAGGCAAGTTTGACATCTTAATTTTTTCTCGGCTTGTTTTCTCCCGCAAATCGACACActtatctctgtctgtctttatgttTGAGCCACTGTTGCACTCACGGCAACTTTTCCCCAAAGTTAACTTTGCACAAGACGCTCCGCTTCATTCATTCCTTCTCTCTTCCAGCAGG
This genomic interval from Solea solea chromosome 2, fSolSol10.1, whole genome shotgun sequence contains the following:
- the LOC131449149 gene encoding eIF5-mimic protein 2-A-like → MSNQKQQKPTLTGQRFKTRKRDEKERFDPSQFQESIVQGLNQSGTDLEAVAKFLDASGAKLDYRRYAETLFDILVAGGMLAPGGTLSDDMTCTDFCLFKAQEDMETMQAYAQVFNKLIRRYKYLEKGFEEEIKKLLLFLKGFTESERNKLAMLTGILLANGNISASILSSLFNENLVKEGVSASFAVKLFKSWLSEKDINSVGGSLRKVGMDNRLMELFPANKRSCEHFSKYFTDAGLKELSDFVRNQQSIGARKELHKELQEQMSRGDPLKDIIVSMREETKKNNISEQTMIGLIWSCVMGSVEWNKKEELVTEQAIKHLKQYSPLLKAFTSQGLSELTLLLKIQDYCYDNIHFMKAFQKIVVLLYKADVLSEEPILKWFNEAHLAKGKSVFLEQMKTFVEWLRNAEEESESEEEEAD